A window from Nitrospirota bacterium encodes these proteins:
- the queC gene encoding 7-cyano-7-deazaguanine synthase QueC produces MKQRKHPEKAIVLLSGGLDSATTLAIAKEAGYDLYALTFDYQQRHVRELESARSLASALGVKKHLIIDVSLRDIGGSALTSDLNVPKKGIQDSGSGAGEKKNQSPIPNTQPLIPITYVPARNTIFLSLALAWAEVLETGTIFIGANAVDYSGYPDCRPEYLRAFEKMANLATKASVEGSLHFHVRAPLISMTKAEIIRKGIELGIDYALTWSCYDPQPAKTDPGSKIQVDQKAPNVGAGHLFSPCRKCDSCRLREKGFKEAGLKDPLISM; encoded by the coding sequence ATGAAGCAGCGCAAACATCCCGAAAAGGCAATTGTTCTTTTGAGCGGAGGCCTGGACTCGGCAACGACCCTCGCAATTGCCAAAGAAGCAGGGTATGACTTATATGCCCTTACCTTTGACTATCAGCAGCGGCATGTTCGGGAACTTGAATCCGCCCGCTCCCTTGCATCGGCGTTAGGAGTAAAAAAACACCTGATCATTGACGTCAGCCTCCGTGATATCGGCGGCTCTGCACTTACTTCTGATCTGAATGTCCCAAAAAAAGGGATTCAGGATTCGGGGTCAGGTGCTGGTGAAAAAAAGAACCAATCCCCAATCCCCAACACCCAACCCCTGATTCCCATAACCTACGTCCCTGCCCGCAATACGATCTTCCTGTCTTTGGCCCTTGCATGGGCAGAGGTGCTTGAGACCGGGACCATTTTTATCGGCGCCAACGCCGTAGACTACAGCGGGTATCCTGACTGCAGGCCTGAATATCTCAGGGCATTTGAAAAAATGGCAAATCTTGCAACCAAGGCATCGGTAGAGGGGAGTCTTCATTTTCATGTCAGGGCGCCGCTTATCTCTATGACCAAGGCAGAGATCATAAGGAAAGGCATAGAACTTGGGATAGATTATGCTCTTACCTGGAGCTGCTATGATCCGCAGCCGGCAAAAACAGATCCAGGATCCAAGATCCAGGTTGATCAGAAAGCGCCGAATGTTGGAGCTGGACATCTTTTTTCCCCCTGCAGAAAATGTGACAGCTGCAGGCTGCGGGAAAAAGGATTCAAAGAAGCAGGGCTTAAAGACCCTTTAATATCAATGTAG